The proteins below are encoded in one region of Aspergillus nidulans FGSC A4 chromosome III:
- a CDS encoding putative MFS monocarboxylate transporter (transcript_id=CADANIAT00006450), protein MDEARSKTGSPPSAEPHRQAQSQKTIPNGGLEAWLSVVGVFCVFVNSWGLISTYGAFQEFYQTVLLPDQSPSSISWVGSLQATLVVMVGVVSGPLVDLGYLRPLIISGSFLVVFGMMMTSLATQYYQVILAQGFCVGIGGGIAYIPALVVISMYFTTKRPIAIGCASIGSSVGSVVFPIMFRQLQPKIGFPWTVRCIAFINMFLAVITCTMLCRRPGEKVGARSLIDWKALKDIPFMLLSVSMLLVMLGYWIPLFYVPSYARTVLNTTTSLSFYVVSIINGASAFGRTVPYLLGSRVKPIGILISCVAGSAIAMFTWIAATNIPGFIVWSCYWGFLTGVLVTAPTSIVSHPSLCPDLKMLGTRMGMMWGISSLGSLAGTPIAGALVDLTEAQFLRAQVFAGCMMVGAVVLQLWPTFVVVRHDGKPGGTQ, encoded by the exons ATGGATGAAGCACGATCGAAAACCGGGTCGCCGCCGTCGGCTGAGCCTCACCGACAAGCTCAGTCGCAGAAAACAATACCGAATGGTGGCTTGGAAGCGTGGCTGAGTGTCGTTGGGGTTTTCTGTGTTTTCGTTAATTCCTG GGGCTTGATCAGTACATATGGCGCCTTCCAAGAGTTCTACCAAACGGTACTTCTCCCCGATCaatccccctcctccattTCCTGGGTAGGAAGCCTCCAAGCCACGCTCGTGGTCATGGTTGGAGTTGTATCTGGACCATTGGTCGATCTTGGGTACCTTCGCCCTCTCATTATCTCGGGGAGCTTCCTTGTTGTATTTGGCATGATGATGACTAGTCTGGCTACCCAATACTATCAAGTGATCCTTGCCCAGGGATTTTGTGTCGGCATTGGTGGCGGCATTGCATACATTCCAGCACTGGTCGTGATTTCGATGTATTTCACTACGAAGCGTCCGATTGCCATTGGCTGTGCATCAATCGGATCCAGCGTAGGCAGTGTGGTTTTCCCAATCATGTTTCGCCAGCTCCAGCCGAAGATCGGCTTCCCGTGGACGGTTCGCTGCATCGCTTTCATCAATATGTTCCTCGCTGTCATTACCTGCACGATGCTATGCCGCCGCCCGGGCGAAAAGGTCGGAGCCCGCAGCCTGATCGACTGGAAAGCTCTCAAAGATATCCCGTTTATGTTGCTATCGGTATCGATGTTGCTCGTCATGCTCGGCTATTGGATCCCGCTATTCTACGTCCCGTCTTACGCCCGAACTGTGCTGAATACAACAACCAGCCTTTCTTTCTACGTGGTATCCATTATTAACGGCGCGTCGGCGTTCGGACGAACCGTTCCATATTTATTGGGATCGCGAGTGAAACCCATTGGCATTCTCATTAGCTGCGTGGCGGGTTCGGCAATTGCCATGTTCACATGGATTGCGGCGACCAATATCCCTGGCTTCATCGTTTGGTCTTGCTACTGGGGTTTCTTGACGGGGGTGCTAGTGACTGCGCCAACATCGATTGTTTCGCATCCTTCCCTTTGCCCGGATTTGAAGATGCTCGGGACTCGGATGGGGATGATGTGGGGGATCAGCTCGCTCGGGTCGTTGGCTGGGACACCCATTGCCGGAGCCTTAGTAGATCTCACTGAAGCCCAATTTCTGCGCGCTCAGGTATTCGCAGGCTGCATGATGGTGGGCGCTGTTGTTCTACAATTATGGCCAACATTTGTGGTCGTTCGGCACGATGGCAAGCCGGGGGGTACTCAGTAA
- a CDS encoding uncharacterized protein (transcript_id=CADANIAT00006448) — MPSSFEKRGGPYASPTAGMGGLPSNNPDTIVCAVLLAIYIGFAVMNMTILQRNNKRKHKFILSGMLFGFCMARITTLVLRIVWANRQHNVRLAIAANVFVNAGVLLVYIINLILAQRILRAKQPHIGWHPIARIGSKLFYYLIPAALIMVITAIVVSSYSLNPGTRADCRDVQLAAITYLLVFTCLPLLHIIPAVLIPRSKQEESFGQGSMLAKIIIITISTCLSILIAGFKAGTLWSPARPISNPAWYHSKASFYVFNFALEIMILSLLTFSRIDKRFHIPNGSTKPGDYSRMEKKSSGDASSERTIAAEPKVLP, encoded by the coding sequence ATGCCTTCCTCGTTCGAGAAGCGCGGCGGCCCTTACGCCTCCCCAACGGCAGGCATGGGAGGCCTCCCGAGCAATAACCCGGATACAATCGTCTGCGCCGTACTCCTCGCCATATATATTGGGTTTGCAGTGATGAATATGACGATTCTGCAGAGAAACAACAAGCGGAAACACAAGTTCATCCTATCGGGCATGCTGTTTGGTTTCTGTATGGCACGTATCACGACTCTTGTTCTGCGCATAGTTTGGGCCAACCGCCAACATAACGTTCGACTTGCCATTGCGGCCAATGTCTTTGTCAATGCCGGTGTCTTGCTGGTCTATATTATCAATCTGATCCTCGCCCAGCGCATCCTCCGGGCGAAGCAACCCCATATCGGTTGGCATCCGATCGCACGTATCGGCAGCAAGTTGTTTTACTATCTCATCCCCGCTGCGTTGATCATGGTCATTACGGCGATCGTGGTTTCTTCCTACTCCCTCAATCCGGGCACGCGCGCCGACTGCCGCGATGTGCAGCTTGCTGCAATCACCTaccttctcgtcttcactTGCCTCCCATTGCTCCATATTATTCCCGCGGTCTTGATACCACGGTCCAAGCAAGAGGAGTCATTTGGACAGGGCAGTATGCTCGCTAAGATCattatcatcaccatctCAACGTGCCTGTCCATTTTGATTGCTGGTTTCAAGGCGGGTACACTCTGGAGTCCGGCGCGGCCGATCTCCAACCCGGCTTGGTATCACTCCAAGGCATCATTTTATGTCTTCAATTTTGCACTTGAAATCATGatcttgagcttgttgaccTTTAGCCGGATTGACAAACGGTTCCATATTCCTAACGGGTCTACCAAACCAGGCGACTACagcaggatggaaaagaaGAGTTCTGGGGACGCCTCCTCAGAGCGGACGATTGCTGCAGAGCCCAAGGTTTTGCCTTGA
- a CDS encoding transcription factor domain-containing protein (transcript_id=CADANIAT00006449), producing MLAPHSPAAGGIRKGTKSCTECRRRKVRCVRIPEDAPTCRQCAERNTACLAQTSSSRPRQANRLPSRYRIAQLESQVSRLTKAVNSIEVKLGGNPSIQLDQTVTHSPGSDESDAESTASEILIAEEPSHLRSLFQNDWLTVDTNRRDEQLQERRVKASAHLAERVRPALQKLIPTKEQTAEMLVCTYDWLQMVHAMLPQPSVPSSRQEILDRYEEMCGPGVDIIALASWLLTLAITAQQVPQGGESPDSPSKGYHRRIDFARTVSDAVESLVLAHDRLVGTFQGLGMCIHFIRLQMGRGNAQKGWLKLRHLIALAELMGLPKAVQLARIKKPNGPAEEAERNEKMQLWNLICTVDRLSGLLINLPPYTRRYQLRNADELIVNGVVQASVYMNRLMDVSPKIHDLEDLSASEGPTTKLYTSALEIIREARDLASQTPSSWWAIDTTNDLRPDHIVQFMHYCLVMKAHLPVALRQDRTEEYLYSRLACIDACESVAQRYHFIRQKLPSGFFTLRMLDLQAFGAMAALLLLSHTSPFPDHRTFQVDKPRIERVVTQIIELMEEKSKDGVGADFAERGAKTLRALRSLLQQDANNPTPMQELTVNVPLLGNIHIRRNVPAAQNTVPESQQPSTMQQPADWPSQEQMMTSAFNPQLTTSSTYMQGPLVPSHGPSSSQWEPLSWSVEDGGENLLDDALMVGTFDQAALWQSMYYNTTFS from the exons ATGCTTGCACCGCATAGTCCAGCCGCAGGTGGCATTCGGAAAGGGACCAAGAGCTGCACCGAAT GTAGGAGAAGAAAAGTCCGCTGCGTTCGTATCCCTGAAGACGCGCCAACATGTCGTCAGTGCGCAGAACGCAACACCGCTTGTCTCGCTCAGACGTCCAGTTCCCGTCCACGACAAGCGAATCGATTGCCCTCCCGATACCGGATTGCACAGCTAGAGTCTCAGGTTAGTCGGTTGACCAAAGCCGTCAACAGTATTGAGGTCAAGCTTGGAGGCAACCCGTCGATCCAGCTCGATCAGACGGTGACCCACTCCCCCGGATCCGACGAGTCGGACGCAGAGTCCACTGCATCCGAGATTTTAATTGCGGAGGAGCCTTCACATCTGCGCTCGCTTTTCCAGAATGACTGGCTTACTGTTGACACCAACCGCCGTGAcgagcagctgcaggaacgTAGAGTGAAGGCGTCCGCGCACCTCGCCGAGAGAGTGCGCCCagcgctgcagaagctgatccCGACTAAAGAACAGACGGCGGAAATGCTGGTTTGCACTTATGACTGGCTGCAGATGGTCCATGCCATGTTGCCCCAACCGTCAGTGCCCAGCTCGAGGCAGGAAATCCTCGATCGTTACGAAGAGATGTGTGGACCGGGTGTGGACATTATTGCTCTGGCTTCGTGGCTATTGACTCTGGCTATCACCGCGCAGCAGGTGCCGCAGGGAGGCGAGAGCCCGGACAGTCCATCGAAGGGATACCATCGTCGGATAGATTTCGCGCGCACCGTGTCAGACGCCGTTGAGAGTCTGGTCCTGGCTCATGATAGGTTGGTCGGGACATTTCAAGGGCTCGGAATGTGCATCCACTTCATTCGCTT GCAAATGGGTCGTGGAAACGCCCAGAAGGGCTGGCTAAAATTGCGACATCTCATCGCGCTTGCGGAGCTAATGGGTCTACCCAAGGCCGTACAGCTCGCTCGAATAAAAAAGCCCAACGGGCCTGCGGAAGAGGCAGAGCGGAATGAGAAGATGCAGCTCTGGAATCTAATCTGCACGGTCGACCGTTTGTCCGGGTTGTTAATAAACCTCCCACCATATACTAGACGGTATCAGCTAAGAAATGCCGATGAGCTAATAGTCAATGGCGTTGTTCAGGCGTCGGTATACATGAATCGGTTGATGGATGTCTCGCCCAAGATCCACGACCTGGAAGACCTCAGTGCTAGTGAAGGACCGACCACGAAGCTCTACACTTCCGCGCTCGAAATTATTCGAGAGGCAAGAGATCTTGCTTCTCAGACCCCTTCGTCTTGGTGGGCCATAGATACAACGAATGATCTAAGGCCTGATCATATTGTCCAGTTCATGCACTATTGCCTTGTCATGAAGGCTCACCTGCCGGTCGCCCTCCGGCAAGACCGGACAGAAGAGTACTTGTACAGCCGATTAGCCTGCATTGATGCATGTGAGTCTGTTGCCCAGAGATACCATTTCATTCGCCAGAAGCTCCCCTCGGGATTCTTCACTTTACGAATGCTCGATCTTCAGGCCTTTGGAGCTATGGCAGCGCTCCTTTTACTCTCTCACACTTCTCCATTCCCCGACCATCGTACCTTTCAGGTCGATAAGCCCCGTATAGAGCGCGTCGTCACGCAAATCATTGAACTTATGGAAGAGAAGTCCAAAGACGGAGTCGGTGCTGATTTTGCTGAGCGCGGGGCTAAGACACTCCGTGCGCTACGAAGCCTTCTACAGCAGGACGCGAACAATCCTACACCAATGCAGGAATTAACCGTTAATGTGCCGCTCCTAGGGAACATTCACATTCGCCGCAATGTTCCTGCAGCACAAAACACCGTCCCTGAGAGTCAGCAGCCAAGTACAATGCAGCAACCGGCTGACTGGCCATCACAGGAGCAAATGATGACCTCTGCCTTCAATCCTCAGCTTACTACCTCGAGCACGTACATGCAAGGGCCCTTAGTTCCTAGCCATGGCCCGTCTAGTTCACAATGGGAACCGCTCTCGTGGTCcgttgaagatggcggcgaAAACCTTCTTGACGATGCTTTGATGGTAGGAACATTCGACCAGGCAGCTTTGTGGCAAAGCATGTACTATAATACCACGTTCAGCTGA
- a CDS encoding Zn(II)2Cys6 transcription factor (transcript_id=CADANIAT00006453): MGNLYAVQIACSSETAGAYIIAMSDTSHAAKPIRVLSCVMCQQRKVRCDRTFPCANCVKAKAQCIPANLLPRRRKRRFPERELLDRLRRYETLLRQNDIEFDPLHPEPGKESDGHQTLGSVEPEDRDLASRDSLSIRPKSSSGAYEAKDIWTAVNQTSPESDEEGTSSPAVFPQEVVKKVWDRGSEPVDPLFGGQNNPVDLSSQHPEPPQIFRLWQIYLDNVDPLLKVTHTPTLQRRIVEAVANLKGLAPTLEALMFGIYCMAILSLMPDDCEARLGTPKDELLTQYQRSCRQALINCGFLRSDDRECLTALFFYLMSMRPTIGDPRTLATVFAVAIRTAKRMGLHSESRCAKFPPLEAELRRRLWWAMVLFDARIGEMADYRAFTHLTPLWDCKIPTDVSDFDLRPDMKDMTAVQGRSSEALFIVTRYAMADCIRNFSFHLDFICPPLKAVAREIHRNSGREYLELDALEAMMEERYLRFCDPENPLHSLTIWMARGWLVKCRLFEYYSRYPTARQSNAQRDAASLYALTMLDCDTKTLANVGTSRYLWLVHLYFPFPAYVHLLQDLRRRPLNGLIERSWNSLSENFEARSNLLLRMLPGAQFCALSGIVIEAWETSESALRQSGRQALQPKIVTFMKSRLAKENINARMENSSTATSFNDHTAAWSNQQSMNFSDPFFTSSENSACDPGTWMPFDIPGQTSFSSILTSGDWSMLNWGM; encoded by the exons atgggaaatctgtatgcag TGCAGATTGCTTGCTCATCAGAAACGGCTGGTGCTTATATCATAGCGATGTCCGACACATCCCATGCTGCAAAACCCATCCGCGTTCTGTCATGTGTTATGTGCCAGCAGCGTAAGGTGAGGTGTGACCGCACCTTCCCATGCGCAAACTGCGTCAAGGCCAAAGCTCAGTGCATACCTGCCAACCTTCTCCCGCGTCGTCGAAAACGCCGGTTTCCTGAGCGTGAACTATTGGACCGACTTCGCCGTTACGAGACCCTGCTCCGGCAGAACGATATCGAATTTGATCCGCTTCACCCCGAGCCAGGCAAGGAGAGTGACGGCCATCAGACGCTGGGCAGTGTTGAACCAGAAGACCGAGATTTGGCTTCGCGGGACTCATTATCAATTCGACCCAAGTCCTCCAGTGGAGCATACGAGGCCAA AGACATTTGGACCGCAGTAAACCAGACG TCGCCAGAGTCTGACGAGGAAGGTACCTCGTCGCCCGCTGTTTTCCCCCAAGAGGTTGTTAAGAAGGTCTGGGACCGGGGTTCCGAGCCCGTGGATCCACTATTTGGCGGCCAGAACAACCCCGTCGATCTCTCGTCCCAGCATCCTGAACCCCCCCAGATCTTTCGTCTCTGGCAGATCTATCTCGACAATGTGGACCCGCTGCTCAAGGTCACACATACACCCACTTTACAGAGACGCATTGTGGAGGCCGTCGCGAACTTGAAAGGCCTCGCGCCCACACTGGAGGCTCTCATGTTTGGTATCTATTGCATGGCCATTCTAAGCCTTATGCCGGACGACTGCGAGGCCCGGCTTGGCACCCCTAAAGATGAATTGCTCACCCAGTATCAGCGCAGCTGTCGCCAAGCCTTGATCAATTGTGGGTTTTTGCGATCCGACGATCGTGAATGCTTGACTGCTCTGTTCTTTTATCTT ATGTCCATGCGGCCGACCATTGGCGATCCGCGAACGCTCGCCACCGTGTTTGCCGTTGCAATCCGCACAGCAAAGCGCATGGGTCTGCATAGCGAGTCTAGATGCGCCAAATTCCCCCCGTTGGAAGCAGAATTGCGTCGAAGGCTCTGGTGGGCCATGGTTCTGTTCGATGCTCGAATCGGAGAGATGGCTGATTACCGAGCCTTCACGCACCTCACCCCTCTCTGGGATTGCAAGATCCCTACTGATGTGAGTGACTTCGATCTCCGGCCTGACATGAAGGATATGACCGCAGTGCAGGGTCGATCCTCAGAGGCTCTTTTTATTGTTACTCGGTACGCAATGGCCGACTGTATACGCAACTTCTCCTTTCACCTGGACTTCATCTGCCCGCCTCTAAAGGCAGTCGCAAGGGAGATCCATCGTAATTCTGGACGGGAGTACCTTGAGCTGGATGCCCtggaggcgatgatggaggaaCGATATTTGCGGTTTTGCGACCCTGAGAATCCGCTTCACTCTCTAACGATCTGGATGGCGAGAGGGTGGCTGGTGAAATGCCGCCTTTTTGAATACTACTCTAGATACCCGACCGCGCGCCAGTCGAACGCTCAGCGTGATGCTGCGAGTCTATATGCGCTCACTATGTTGGATTGCGATACGAAAACCCTGGCGAATGTGGGCACAAGCCGCTATCTATGGCTGGTGCACTTGTATTTCCCCTTTCCAGCGTACGTTCACCTGCTGCAAGATCTGAGGAGACGTCCCCTCAACGGCCTGATAGAGCGGTCATGGAATTCACTCAGTGAAAACTTTGAAGCTCGTTCTAACTTGCTTTTACGCATGTTGCCTGGAGCTCAATTTTGCGCGCTATCCGGTATCGTTATTGAGGCCTGGGAGACAAGTGAATCGGCCTTGAGACAATCTGGTCGACAGGCGCTACAACCCAAAATTGTGACTTTTATGAAATCCCGATTGGCCAAGGAAAATATTAATGCTCGGATGGAAAACTCATCAACTGCGACTAGCTTCAACGACCACACAGCTGCTTGGTCGAACCAGCAGAGCATGAACTTTAGTGATCCGTTTTTTACGTCTAGCGAAAACAGCGCGTGCGATCCCGGGACGTGGATGCCTTTCGACATTCCTGGTCAAACATCTTTCAGCAGTATACTTACCTCGGGAGATTGGTCGATGTTGAATTGGGGAATGTGA
- a CDS encoding uncharacterized protein (transcript_id=CADANIAT00006452), which produces MPRVRVSSSQNCHEKEGRLLLAVQAIKKKEITSIREAARRFNVPESTLRTRLRGTTNRAESRANGHKLTEIEEEVLKQWILSLDLRGAAPTKAHVREMANILLAKRGSTPIQTVGQKWLESRLSRQYDCQRAKQENPKVIQAWFNTVRATIEQYGILPDDIYNFDETGFAMGLCAHQKVITKSESCGRRPVLQPGNREWVTAIESISASGWALLPTLIFKGKQYNQAWFTGLPPDWRFEISTNGWTTNEISLRWLQKQFIPSTEHRTRGRYQLLVLDGHGSHLTPEFDQICTDHNIIPLCMPAHSSHLLQPLDIGCFAVLKRSYASLVDQKMRLGISHIDKLDFLAAYPQARISTFKLDTIRNSFRAAGLVPLNPEPVLSKLSIQARTPTPPGSRGSQASTFCPHTPANVDELLKQASLLRDFLKQRSKSPPSPSHNALNQLIKGCQIAMQKGILLEQENRALRAENAIQRRKRARTHRWIAHDNGLSVQEATELEEAHNASFQAIPGPCGPPAEGAQTPKARALPTCSTCHRIGHRRNACPNK; this is translated from the exons atgccccgagttcgcgttagttcaagccaaaattgccatgagaaggaaggtcggctcctactggctgtacaggctattaaaaaaaaggagattacatcaatacgcgaggcagcacgtcgcttcaatgtgcctgaatctacactacgtacgcgactacgcgggactacaaatcgcgccgaatctcgcgcaaatggccataaattgactgagattgaagaggaagtgcttaagcagtggattctctctttagatctacgcggagcagctcctacaaaagctcatgtacgagaaatggctaatattctgcttgcaaagcgtggttccaccccaatccagactgtcggccagaaatgg cttgagtctcgcttgtcaaggcaatacgactgccagcgagcaaagcaagagaacccaaaggttattcaagcatggtttaacaccgtacgagccacaatcgaacaatacgggatcctaccggacgatatctacaactttgatgagactggctttgcaatgggcctttgtgcacatcagaaagtgattaccaagtcagaatcatgtggccgaagaccagttctacagccaggaaaccgtgaatgggttactgcaattgagtcaatcagtgcttctggatgggcacttctaccaacacttatctttaagggcaagcagtataaccaagcatggtttacaggccttccgcccgactggcgatttgaaattagtacaaatggatggacaactaatgaaattagccttcgctggcttcagaagcaatttatcccgtcaacagagcatcgtacgcgcggaagatatcaacttctagttcttgatggccatggaagccatcttacaccagagtttgatcaaatctgtacagatcataatattataccactctgcatgccggcacattcctcccatcttctacaaccacttgatattggatgttttgcagttttgaagcgctcgtacgccagcttggttgatcagaaaatgcggcttggcatcagccatattgacaaacttgatttccttgcagcctatccacaagctcgaatcagcacatttaagctggatacaatcagaaacagttttcgagcagcaggactagtgccattgaatcctgaaccagtgctttcaaagcttagtattcaggctcgtacgcctacaccccctggaagccgtggcagccaggcaagcactttttgcccacatacaccagcaaatgttgatgagcttctaaagcaagcttctttactcagagattttctcaaacagcgctcaaaaagtccaccatcaccgtcccataatgccctaaaccagctaattaaaggctgtcaaattgcaatgcaaaagggcatactattggagcaagagaatagggcgctacgtgctgaaaatgctatacaaaggcgaaagcgagctcgtacgcatagatggatagctcatgataatggtctgtctgtacaagaggctacagagctcgaggaagctcataatgcgtcttttcaggcaatacctggtccatgcgggccaccagcagaaggtgcacaaacaccaaaggcacgggcattacctacatgtagtacctgccatagaattgggcatagaagaaatgcttgtccaaataaataa
- a CDS encoding uncharacterized protein (transcript_id=CADANIAT00006454) → MAWPNKNKDMIYRRVGNSGLHVSALGLGGWLTEAGEKADLCHAEVAFKCMKQAYDCGINFFDTAESYANGQSEIVMGQAIKKYGWKRSDIVISTKLNWGLANGEILINNHGLSRKHIIEGTKASLERLQLEYVDIIYAHRPDRLTPMEETVRAFNFVIEKGWAFYWGTSEWSADEIAEACGIAKSLGLIAPIVEQPLYNMLDREKVEGQYQRLYARFGIGLTTFSPLKMGLLSGKYNNTSAPPPGSRFAESTDKFARGARDTWESEQWAGNVKKIAGLQLALAWCLKNENVASVITGASRPEQILDNVTSLELLPKLTPEVMEELDEYLQNRPARDPARLD, encoded by the exons ATGGCGTGGcccaacaagaacaaggacaTGATATACCGCCGCGTAGGCAACTCGGGATTGCATGTCTCTGCGCTGGGACTGGGTGGTTGGTTAAC TGAAGCAGGGGAGAAGGCTGACTTATGCCATGCAGAGGTTGCTTTCAAATGCATGAAGCAGGCGTACGACTGCGGTATCAACTTTTTCGACACGGCAGAAAG CTACGCTAATGGCCAATCCGAGATTGTGATGGGGCAGGCAATCAAGAAATATGGGTGGAAACGAAGCGACATTGTCATCAGCACCAAA CTCAATTGGGGACTGGCAAATGGGGAGATCCTTATCAACAATCATGGTCTCTCTCGCAAACATATCATTGAGGGCACCAAAGCGTCGCTCGagcggctgcagctggaATACGTTGACATCATTTATGCCCACCGCCCAGATAGACTCACACCAATGGAAGAGACAGTGAGAGCGTTCAATTTCGTGATTGAAAAGGGCTGGGCCTTTTACTGGGGCACATCAGAGTGGTCAGCGGACGAGATCGCAGAGGCATGCGGCATTGCCAAATCTCTAGGTCTGATTGCGCCAATCGTCGAACAACCGCTCTATAACATGCTCGACCGTGAAAAGGTTGAGGGGCAGTACCAGCGACTGTATGCAAGATTTGGAATTGGGTTGACGACCTTCTCGCCATTGAAGATGGGGTTGCTGAGTGGCAAGTACAACAATACGTCTGCACCTCCTCCTGGCTCCCGCTTCGCTGAGAGTACGGACAAGTTTGCTCGCGGAGCACGCGACACCTGGGAGAGCGAGCAGTGGGCAGGGAATGTCAAAAAGATTGCGGGTTTACAG CTTGCACTCGCCTGGTGCCTGAAGAATGAAAACGTCGCTTCTGTCATCACAGGAGCCTCGCGACCCGAACAGATTCTCGATAATGTCACAAGCTTGGAGTTGTTGCCGAAATTGACCCCAGAGGTAATGGAAGAGTTGGACGAGTATCTACAGAACAGACCGGCCCGGGATCCTGCGAGACTGGACTAG
- a CDS encoding uncharacterized protein (transcript_id=CADANIAT00006451), producing the protein MATETHPSVQPESVSQYALTESQKAHFLQHGYVVIPDCFSREKALSWTKDVWIRLGYSPTDKSTWTSERINMPHHREEAVRTFAPKAWAAICELCGGEDRISEEFGSWRDSLIVNLGLPEYEGMKNPDPKELDNWHVDGDFFWHFLDSPEQALLVIPLFSDIAPMGGATMICPEAIPLMARYLYEHPEGVSPYMVPRGEVQSQNPDAEPGLSFYTNLVQKCTDFREMTGKTGDVVLMHPLMLHSASRNILRTPRIITNPPVALKEPFNFDRDDPSKYSLVEKKTLLALGKDRLKGWKITTERERIVPARLKRFHEMKIKEEERLRQAEVGV; encoded by the exons ATGGCAACCGAAACCCATCCCAGCGTGCAGCCGGAATCGGTGTCCCAATACGCTCTTACAGAGTCCCAGAAAGCccacttcctccagcacGGCTACGTCGTGATCCCAGACTGCTTTTCGCGCGAAAAGGCACTCTCATGGACGAAAGATGTCTGGATCCGTCTTGGGTACTCGCCGACGGACAAATCCACCTGGACATCAGAGCGTATTAACATGCCACACCATCGGGAGGAAGCAGTTCGTACGTTTGCGCCCAAGGCGTGGGCCGCGATCTGCGAGCTCTGTGGGGGGGAAGACCGAATCTCTGAGGAGTTTGGTAGCTGGCGTGACAGTTTGATTGTGAATCTGGGGTTGCCGGAATATGAAGGGATGAAGAATCCCGATCCGAAGGAGCTGGATAACTGGCATGTTGATGGAGATTTCTTTTGGCATTTCCTCGACTCTCCAGAGCAGGCGCTGCTCGTTATTCCGTTGTTTTCGGATATAGCGCCAATGGGAGGGGCGACTATGATTTGTCCCGAGGCTATACCACTGATGGCGCGGTATCTG TACGAGCACCCCGAAGGCGTATCACCGTACATGGTTCCTCGAGGCGAAGTCCAATCCCAAAACCCAGATGCTGAACCTGGCCTATCCTTTTACACAAACTTGGTCCAGAAATGCACGGACTTCCGCGAGATGACGGGAAAAACAGGCGATGTAGTCCTAATGCACCCACTGATGTTACACTCTGCGTCGCGGAACATCCTCCGGACTCCGCGCATCATCACAAACCCACCGGTTGCTCTGAAGGAGCCCTTCAATTTTGACCGAGACGATCCGAGCAAGTATAGCCTGGTCGAGAAAAAGACGCTTTTGGCTCTAGGTAAGGACCGATTGAAGGGGTGGAAGATTACgacggagagggagaggattgTACCGGCGCGCCTGAAGAGGTTTCATGAgatgaagatcaaggaggaggagcggttAAGGCAGGCGGAAGTGGGTGTGTAG